One window of Shewanella sp. GD04112 genomic DNA carries:
- a CDS encoding AAA family ATPase: protein MATEFLSKINVIADRAKIALQTMSNAVQSHKDEFGLNEFYLSFTKGVVSQLSGLNRRSVEKAMAEMEANGYEFGRKKIGAVEGYDFSIEQVIDIYKHRGFAPLRDKYAEGLVLFFSNLKGGVSKTLSTVSIAQSLRCHRDLLQYDIKCLVLDIDPQSSATMYLNQRSSIGEIDNTVVQAVFNDVSREQLLSDFVLPSQVPGVDIIPASIADGFIAAEWESICKEQFGDDFNPYEALYKNVIQKLKGDYDFIFIDAGPHLDAALKAGLCASDILVTPLPPSRVDMHSTLQYISNLPSILNRLIENGAELRLKGHLAFMTKFSQSAQDIDSSILANSVFAEDFMMSSIPELSAFKRCAETFDTVISVHPSLYGGAGKSLANAKDALDSFSLALFQHVSRLR, encoded by the coding sequence ATGGCCACCGAATTCTTAAGCAAGATCAATGTCATTGCGGATAGAGCAAAAATTGCTCTGCAAACCATGTCAAATGCAGTTCAGAGTCACAAAGATGAATTTGGGCTCAATGAATTTTACTTAAGTTTTACTAAAGGGGTTGTTTCACAGCTGTCAGGATTGAATCGCCGCAGCGTTGAAAAGGCAATGGCTGAAATGGAAGCCAATGGCTACGAGTTTGGCCGTAAGAAAATTGGTGCTGTCGAAGGCTATGATTTTTCAATCGAACAGGTCATTGATATTTATAAGCATCGAGGATTCGCCCCGCTCAGAGATAAATACGCAGAAGGTTTGGTGTTGTTCTTTTCCAACCTTAAAGGTGGAGTAAGTAAAACCTTATCGACCGTTAGTATTGCTCAGTCGCTGCGTTGTCATCGCGACTTACTTCAATATGACATTAAATGCTTAGTGCTTGATATTGACCCACAAAGCTCTGCAACGATGTATCTGAATCAGCGCAGCTCTATTGGTGAAATTGATAACACTGTCGTTCAGGCCGTATTTAACGATGTATCACGCGAACAGTTGCTATCTGATTTCGTATTACCAAGCCAAGTGCCTGGTGTAGATATTATTCCTGCCAGCATCGCTGACGGCTTTATTGCTGCTGAGTGGGAAAGCATCTGTAAAGAGCAGTTCGGTGATGACTTCAACCCTTACGAAGCTCTATATAAGAACGTCATTCAGAAATTGAAAGGTGACTATGATTTCATCTTCATTGATGCTGGTCCACATTTAGACGCTGCATTGAAGGCAGGCTTGTGCGCTTCTGATATTTTGGTGACGCCATTACCTCCAAGTCGTGTTGATATGCATTCGACACTCCAATATATCAGCAACTTACCTTCTATCCTGAATCGTTTAATTGAAAACGGTGCAGAGTTGCGTTTAAAAGGCCACTTAGCCTTTATGACCAAATTCAGTCAGTCGGCACAGGATATTGATAGCTCGATACTTGCGAACTCTGTTTTTGCTGAGGACTTCATGATGTCGAGCATTCCTGAGTTAAGTGCATTTAAGCGATGCGCTGAAACCTTTGATACCGTGATTTCTGTTCACCCGTCGTTATACGGTGGTGCTGGCAAGTCACTCGCAAATGCTAAAGATGCATTGGACTCATTTTCTTTAGCGTTATTCCAGCACGTTTCTCGACTGAGATAA
- a CDS encoding AAA family ATPase, which produces MQNLNLLTVGEVLQGGVVQPPEFVLAGLLKAHVGMLIATPSVGKSHLAMSIGMELASDAVLVGLSSSAEAKKVLYFSSEDDLTVLKQRLGDKLQALPQNISDQVSSNLFIVSSHEPLCSPPEAGSVESNESKSNADNLIQLIKNNGIELVIVDTVSEVIGRCDEVKHDRLIKHTFQQIASESGAAVLLVHHVNKDEIRGSQKISMASGAGLSSVMRLVKFMVTLQQAENGLEIRYLKDNYIPSGATKIIPVEFSGALLVSPSKVNFERVVQHQAPQLPDSATAQPARKATRGKLSDRKARKIEDGAGSLVINSTHESNSIDPAASKRMREAF; this is translated from the coding sequence ATGCAAAACCTTAATTTATTGACCGTGGGGGAAGTTCTTCAAGGGGGAGTTGTTCAGCCTCCTGAGTTCGTACTTGCAGGACTACTTAAAGCGCATGTAGGTATGCTAATAGCAACTCCTAGCGTTGGCAAAAGCCATTTAGCAATGTCAATTGGGATGGAGCTTGCTTCTGATGCTGTATTGGTTGGTTTATCAAGTTCGGCTGAGGCCAAGAAGGTACTGTATTTCAGTTCAGAAGATGATCTAACTGTGCTTAAGCAGCGTTTAGGCGATAAGTTACAGGCATTGCCGCAAAATATATCTGACCAAGTATCTTCCAATTTATTCATTGTAAGCAGTCACGAACCTTTGTGTTCGCCTCCTGAGGCGGGGTCTGTTGAGAGCAATGAGTCTAAATCGAACGCTGACAATCTCATTCAATTGATTAAAAACAATGGTATTGAGTTAGTCATCGTTGATACGGTGTCCGAGGTGATTGGGCGCTGTGATGAAGTTAAGCATGATCGGTTGATAAAGCATACCTTTCAGCAAATTGCATCTGAAAGCGGCGCAGCTGTTCTACTGGTGCATCATGTCAACAAGGACGAAATCCGAGGTTCGCAAAAAATCTCAATGGCCTCCGGCGCTGGCCTTAGCTCTGTAATGAGATTGGTTAAGTTTATGGTCACGCTACAGCAGGCAGAGAACGGATTAGAAATAAGATATCTCAAAGACAATTACATTCCCTCAGGCGCAACCAAAATCATTCCTGTGGAATTTAGTGGTGCATTGCTGGTTAGTCCTAGTAAAGTTAATTTTGAACGGGTTGTTCAGCATCAAGCGCCTCAACTTCCTGATAGTGCGACGGCTCAACCAGCTCGTAAGGCTACAAGAGGCAAGTTATCTGATCGTAAAGCAAGAAAGATCGAAGATGGTGCAGGCTCTTTGGTTATCAACTCTACTCACGAAAGCAATTCAATAGATCCAGCGGCATCGAAACGTATGAGAGAGGCTTTCTAA
- a CDS encoding ATPase, T2SS/T4P/T4SS family has protein sequence MKEPLTPTELQHIDVNLVDEAEIQLLPDDVQLSDCETAKSRNYLDDGLKIPIATDFVDGGYSIFKNEEILNKCKENGICFVTEDFCIFTSSFNHPFIDELTAELESFGGDNRFVSIRLAEQRAIDKILMIPNNALLITFKIDSGDAIDENLGRENLDELLKEARDRKIADIHIFVRTREEGAKDEGTVVKGRIAGKLERIYTATRSDEYGMLIGGYVFGSIASEGAKGMFYPNEADESSFTWRIAGRDLRYRASTMPIKGGCKIVIRALDPFSDKIPLPKELGFLPAQTKMLHNIIGLPYGGLLITGQTGSGKTTTLMSMINLVPESRSVHTLEDPVEWSNNKIAQTEINLSGEEDQYGVTIGSFAYYGKRLLRQDPDIVMFGELRDKPTADVFYRLASTGHLALGTMHTSSAQGVISAMIEYFGMHPAQVADGDAFTCFMHQKLANKLCTCARKHDVHKHETEKLLVKAKAFRRFDDELHYTKMMDEIALAERLIDGYEDLLYRNENGCAICKYRGFDGLTVLAEFLMLDDSIRELIQARDMVGISRYLEKSKYPTVRDHALYSVKNRIIDIHEACDKVANMDSSNAKSFDYSTLNQELLSAGAAV, from the coding sequence ATGAAAGAGCCTTTGACACCTACCGAATTGCAGCACATTGACGTTAATCTCGTTGATGAAGCCGAAATTCAGTTGCTACCGGATGATGTTCAACTGAGTGATTGTGAAACTGCGAAAAGTCGAAACTACCTCGATGACGGATTAAAAATTCCGATAGCAACGGACTTTGTAGACGGCGGCTACTCGATTTTTAAGAACGAAGAAATCTTGAATAAATGCAAGGAAAATGGCATTTGTTTCGTGACTGAGGACTTCTGCATTTTTACTTCATCTTTCAATCATCCATTTATAGATGAATTGACAGCTGAATTAGAATCTTTCGGCGGCGACAACCGCTTTGTAAGCATCCGACTGGCCGAACAGAGGGCTATTGATAAGATTTTGATGATCCCCAATAACGCATTGTTGATCACATTCAAAATCGACTCAGGTGATGCAATTGATGAAAACTTAGGTCGCGAAAACTTAGACGAACTTCTCAAGGAAGCGCGGGACAGGAAGATTGCCGATATTCATATCTTTGTTCGCACCAGGGAGGAAGGGGCAAAGGATGAAGGTACAGTCGTCAAAGGCCGTATTGCTGGCAAGTTAGAACGTATCTACACAGCAACCCGCAGTGATGAATACGGAATGCTGATCGGCGGCTACGTTTTTGGCTCTATCGCTTCCGAAGGTGCCAAGGGTATGTTCTACCCAAACGAAGCTGACGAATCGAGTTTTACTTGGCGCATTGCTGGCCGAGATTTACGCTATCGCGCTTCAACTATGCCAATAAAAGGCGGCTGTAAAATCGTTATTCGAGCACTAGATCCATTTAGTGACAAGATTCCACTACCTAAGGAATTAGGTTTTTTACCAGCTCAAACCAAAATGCTGCACAACATCATTGGCTTGCCATACGGCGGCTTGTTAATCACTGGCCAAACTGGTTCAGGTAAAACGACAACACTCATGTCAATGATCAACTTGGTTCCAGAGTCTCGTAGCGTTCATACTTTGGAAGATCCGGTTGAGTGGTCAAATAACAAGATTGCTCAAACCGAAATTAACTTGAGCGGTGAAGAAGATCAGTATGGCGTGACCATCGGATCATTCGCTTACTACGGTAAACGACTACTGCGCCAAGACCCCGACATTGTGATGTTCGGTGAACTCCGCGATAAACCCACAGCCGATGTTTTTTATCGCCTTGCTTCAACAGGTCACTTAGCGTTGGGCACGATGCATACCAGTTCAGCGCAAGGTGTTATCAGCGCAATGATTGAATACTTCGGAATGCATCCAGCCCAAGTAGCTGACGGTGACGCCTTCACCTGCTTTATGCATCAAAAGCTCGCTAATAAGCTATGCACTTGCGCTCGCAAGCATGATGTTCACAAACACGAAACTGAAAAGCTACTGGTGAAGGCCAAAGCATTTAGACGTTTTGATGACGAATTGCATTACACAAAAATGATGGATGAAATTGCACTTGCTGAGCGTTTAATCGACGGTTACGAAGATTTGCTGTACCGCAATGAAAATGGCTGCGCTATCTGCAAATATCGTGGCTTTGATGGGTTAACGGTATTGGCTGAATTCCTCATGCTCGATGACTCCATTCGAGAGTTAATTCAGGCTAGGGATATGGTTGGCATTAGTCGATATTTGGAGAAGTCCAAATACCCAACTGTTCGTGATCACGCACTTTATTCGGTGAAGAATCGAATTATTGATATTCACGAAGCCTGCGACAAAGTGGCGAATATGGATAGTTCAAACGCTAAGAGCTTTGACTACAGCACTTTGAACCAAGAGCTACTTAGCGCAGGAGCGGCAGTATGA
- a CDS encoding type II secretion system F family protein: MNLDIASYLNTAISSFKKKQKYKGFNIEQQKQFLEDFKDGIASNQAPIVIVQHLRTFSNGAAKRAAIDIHKTLNSGKPASVAFSGWFDDTIIQAIRAGEKRRALLPALDNAISSLQRRSSVMSKIFAKNTYPLVMMLVGMNVNVVVYFFIFQEAALKTPVARWPMVSQWSYGFSEHMVNFGTVYLALIFVLFKLSSFMLANWTGQFRKKVDNWPIFRHYRMMLSTTFLSSLSMMLNSQIRLVQAIETLSKTSTPYMRDFLNQIAKKASSSGLGQILDVGLLTDSEVSRLKTLTAKNAGQSSVLESSSIRHDKLLDKAISRASIVIMLVGYFGAAMFILLAFGGQYALQMMRAGMTF, from the coding sequence ATGAATTTAGATATAGCTTCCTATTTGAATACCGCAATTTCAAGTTTTAAGAAAAAGCAGAAATACAAAGGGTTCAACATTGAACAACAAAAGCAATTCTTAGAGGATTTCAAGGACGGTATTGCTTCTAATCAAGCCCCCATAGTGATTGTTCAGCATTTACGAACATTCTCTAATGGTGCCGCAAAAAGGGCTGCAATTGACATTCACAAAACCCTAAACAGCGGCAAACCAGCCTCTGTAGCTTTTAGCGGCTGGTTTGATGACACCATCATTCAAGCGATTAGGGCTGGTGAGAAGCGCCGGGCTTTGCTCCCGGCACTGGACAACGCAATAAGCTCCTTACAACGCCGCTCAAGCGTTATGAGCAAGATATTTGCTAAAAACACTTACCCACTCGTAATGATGTTGGTCGGTATGAACGTCAATGTGGTGGTGTATTTCTTCATTTTCCAAGAGGCTGCACTTAAAACCCCTGTTGCTCGTTGGCCAATGGTGAGCCAGTGGTCTTATGGCTTTTCTGAACACATGGTCAATTTTGGAACCGTGTACCTAGCGTTGATTTTTGTATTATTCAAGTTGAGCAGCTTCATGCTGGCCAACTGGACAGGGCAATTTCGTAAGAAGGTAGATAACTGGCCTATATTCCGTCACTACCGAATGATGCTCTCTACTACGTTCCTAAGTAGCCTTTCGATGATGCTGAACTCTCAGATTCGCTTGGTTCAAGCCATTGAAACACTTTCAAAAACCTCAACTCCTTATATGCGCGATTTTTTAAATCAAATCGCTAAAAAGGCAAGCAGCTCCGGTTTAGGGCAAATTCTTGATGTAGGGCTCCTTACCGATTCAGAGGTGTCACGCCTCAAAACGCTAACGGCGAAAAATGCTGGCCAAAGCAGCGTATTAGAAAGCAGCTCTATCAGGCACGACAAGCTACTGGATAAGGCGATATCAAGAGCATCCATTGTCATCATGTTAGTCGGATACTTCGGCGCAGCAATGTTCATTTTACTGGCATTTGGTGGACAGTACGCACTCCAAATGATGCGAGCAGGGATGACCTTTTAG
- a CDS encoding prepilin-type N-terminal cleavage/methylation domain-containing protein — translation MKYNLGSKKNKQKGIALVELITALVIIGVIAAAAAALIPKVQFMQQKHQIGQAVDAIATDALTFRGMRPSYPSTISISNLCADGLLNTSICGTAKTGVGANPFGGDWTLTTSTKLGAGHITIGLTNIPDERFQELADTLAARSKGACTRADSTCPTITQTAPTTNAAGGVIKIDI, via the coding sequence ATGAAGTACAACTTAGGCAGTAAAAAGAACAAGCAAAAAGGTATCGCGCTTGTTGAATTAATTACAGCGTTAGTAATCATCGGTGTTATCGCTGCAGCAGCTGCCGCGCTTATCCCAAAAGTACAATTTATGCAGCAGAAGCATCAAATTGGCCAGGCTGTGGATGCGATTGCTACAGACGCCTTAACTTTCCGTGGTATGCGCCCTTCATACCCATCCACAATTTCAATCTCAAACCTTTGTGCAGATGGTTTGCTGAATACCTCAATTTGTGGAACCGCAAAAACTGGCGTTGGTGCTAACCCATTTGGCGGTGATTGGACTCTTACGACCTCTACCAAATTAGGTGCAGGCCATATCACAATTGGCTTAACTAACATTCCTGACGAGCGATTCCAAGAGCTTGCAGATACTTTAGCTGCACGTTCTAAAGGAGCCTGTACTCGCGCAGACTCTACCTGCCCGACGATCACCCAAACTGCACCAACCACTAACGCTGCTGGCGGCGTTATCAAGATCGACATTTAA
- a CDS encoding type II secretion system protein, whose product MKRSKQSGFTLIELVVALGVISILSAIYFQTKQNDAFEREAQVAADGINELITMVQAFEHDSLNTVNTKERFPSAMSDLVSKGYADACTSNSFTVLGTCRPVDYTFWGDSITITSYDENLSASPAVRTHAQIKYPLTKITDAARRKRAAAYIVRTIPFVTVDAAKTYLTIRVNRSGASVRSDVFLRKDGDTPLTGDWNVGNYSIANAKNVLVRTQDGRQMNLGATVISSFAVAVTSGAGTKVSMPSCPTGLTPAISTAVKTVAGDEFTTLGGVSSYYTTYAASKYWQVFIKYRALDKATNKWKDFYKGEVNVNISCII is encoded by the coding sequence TTGAAACGCAGTAAACAAAGCGGTTTTACCTTAATTGAATTAGTTGTTGCCTTGGGCGTTATCAGCATCTTGAGTGCTATCTACTTTCAAACCAAGCAAAACGACGCTTTCGAGCGTGAGGCTCAAGTGGCCGCTGACGGTATCAACGAACTCATTACAATGGTTCAGGCTTTTGAGCATGACTCACTTAATACGGTAAACACAAAAGAGCGTTTCCCGTCTGCCATGAGCGATTTAGTCTCTAAGGGCTACGCAGACGCTTGCACATCAAACAGCTTCACGGTATTGGGTACTTGCCGCCCAGTGGATTACACGTTTTGGGGGGACTCAATCACGATAACCAGTTACGACGAAAATCTCTCTGCATCGCCAGCAGTACGAACTCATGCTCAAATCAAATATCCACTCACCAAGATTACGGATGCAGCCAGAAGAAAACGCGCTGCGGCTTATATCGTTAGAACTATTCCATTTGTTACCGTGGATGCCGCCAAAACGTACTTAACTATTCGAGTGAACCGTAGCGGGGCAAGTGTGCGCTCAGACGTTTTCTTGCGTAAAGACGGTGACACCCCACTAACGGGCGATTGGAACGTAGGGAATTACTCAATTGCAAACGCTAAAAACGTTTTAGTCAGAACTCAGGACGGCAGACAAATGAACCTGGGGGCAACGGTGATTTCAAGTTTTGCGGTTGCAGTGACCAGTGGCGCGGGAACGAAGGTATCTATGCCAAGCTGTCCTACTGGGCTGACACCTGCAATTTCAACAGCCGTAAAAACTGTGGCAGGTGACGAGTTTACAACCCTAGGCGGGGTGTCGAGCTATTACACTACATATGCAGCCTCTAAATATTGGCAAGTATTTATCAAATACAGAGCACTTGATAAAGCGACTAATAAGTGGAAGGATTTTTACAAGGGCGAGGTGAACGTAAATATATCCTGCATCATTTGA